A DNA window from Euleptes europaea isolate rEulEur1 chromosome 20, rEulEur1.hap1, whole genome shotgun sequence contains the following coding sequences:
- the MTFMT gene encoding methionyl-tRNA formyltransferase, mitochondrial: protein MRGRILRAWQGGWSRGRGRATVAGEAQRREKPPWRVLFFGTDSFAAETLGALRAARELGPDPIVDRLEVVTLQSHLPKGHAVKNYAEQFRLPVHLWPDIGPCGHFDVGVVASFGRLLSEDLILKFPYGVLNVHPSCLPRWRGPAPIIHTMLHGDRVTGVTIMQIRPRRFDVGPIIKQETFPVPAFCTVKELESLLSKLGANMLITVLQNLPECLQNKKEQPKEGVTFAPKVTVSMSCVQWEEQTSEQVLRLHRALGTMMPLQTLWMGTVIKLLDLVDVDTGLPDRLATEHGTTPGSVIYHKQLQTLMVRCKEGWVGVKALVLKKKLTATDFYNGYLHPWFQQDSNMPPGECRFHTLKPPVKKKKPEGTRLLVNNRQH from the exons ATGAGGGGGCGCATCCTGCGGGCCTGGCAGGGAGGGTGGAGCCGCGGGCGGGGCCGGGCGACTGTGGCCGGCGAGGCCCAGAGGCGGGAGAAACCCCCTTGGCGGGTCCTGTTCTTCGGCACCGACAGCTTCGCGGCCGAGACCCTCGGAGCGCTCCGGGCTGCTCG AGAGTTGGGACCAGATCCAATTGTAGATCGCTTAGAGGTGGTGACATTGCAGTCTCACCTGCCGAAGGGCCACGCTGTCAAGAACTACGCAGAGCAGTTTCGGCTCCCTGTCCACCTCTGGCCAGATATCGGGCCCTGTGGGCACTTTGATGTTGGTGTGGTGGCATCGTTTGGGCGTCTGCTGAGTGAGGACCTCATCCTGAAATTCCCGTA TGGTGTGCTGAATGTCCATCCCAGCTGCCTTCCACGGTGGCGTGGCCCTGCGCCGATAATCCACACGATGCTCCACGGCGATAGAGTCACTGGGGTGACGATTATGCAGATCAGGCCGAGAAG GTTCGATGTAGGTCCTATTATCAAACAGGAAACCTTTCCCGTCCCGGCCTTCTGCACAGTGAAAGAACTGGAGTCACTCTTGTCCAAACTGGGTGCAAACATG CTCATTACGGTCCTGCAAAATTTACCGGAATGCTTACAGAATAAGAAAGAACAACCAAAGGAAGGAGTGACGTTTG CTCCTAAAGTCACTGTTTCAATGAGCTGTGTCCAGTGGGAAGAACAAACCTCTGAGCAAGTTCTGCGGCTGCATCGTGCCTTGGGAACAATG ATGCCCCTGCAAACCCTGTGGATGGGCACAGTTATCAAGCTGCTGGATTTAGTGGACGTGGACACCGGACTTCCTG ATAGGTTAGCAACCGAACATGGAACAACCCCTGGATCAGTGATCTATCATAAGCAGTTGCAGACGTTGATGGTTCGTTGCAAG GAAGGTTGGGTTGGCGTCAAAGCCCTGGTTTTAAAGAAGAAGCTGACCGCCACCGACTTTTACAATGGCTACCTGCACCCATGGTTTCAGCAGGATTCCAACATGCCTCCCGGAGAGTGCAGGTTCCACACGCTCAAGCCACCCGTGAAGAAAAAGAAGCCAGAAGGAACAAGACTCCTTGTGAACAACAGGCAGCACTGA